TTCCTTCGGCAAGGCCTGAACCTCGGCAACGTAGTCGCCGGTGGGGTGCCCCCAGGGATGCGGATTCGAGTGGATGAGAGTGACGTACTTCATGGTTCTGCCTTTCGTCGAGGGCCGCCAATCGGCCCTTCCAGTGTGACATCGAGGCTGAAGCGAAGATTTCGACAACTGAGGAAAGATTTTTTGGAAGAGGACTTCTGGGATCGGCTCCGGCGTCGCGCTCGGCAATCTGATGAGGCATCCGCTCTTCCGTACAACTTGTACAAGTTGTACAATAGCGATATGAGCTCAGTAACGATGTCCGAATTCCGCAGCCAGCAGAGCAGCCTCATCGCTACCGCTCAGCGCGAGCCCGTCGAGATCACGTCTCGTGGCGCCGTCCGACGCGCGGTAGTTGTTTCCCCTGATTTCTATGACCGAGCGCTTCGGGCTCTCGAAGATCAGGCGGATGTGCAGGCTGCCGCTGCGGCTCGACAAGAGAGCGAACGAGTGTCTCAGGAAGAGCTGGAACAAGAGCTCGGTCTCTGACCCGCCACTGTGTCGTACTCGATCAGTTACGTGCCTTCAGCGGCGAAGGCGCTGCGCAAACTTGATCGCCCCATCGCTCGACGCCTGGTCGCGTCGATCAAGAAGCTGTCCGATGAACCGCGCCCTCCGGGGTGCGTGCAGCTGAGGGGCGGTTCCGGCGAGCTCCGGATTCGGGTCGGGGACTATCGGGTGATCTATGAAATCTTCGGCAGCGAGCTCGTCGAGTTGGTCCTCCATCTTGGGCACCGTCGGGAGGTCTATCGATGAGGGGGAACGCGGCGGTTTCGAGCCAAGGTCACCGCTGCCTCGGCGACCACGTAGAATTGACCCCGTCGGCTCCGCGCTGGCACAAACCACAGATTCGAAAGGAACGAAGTGACCGACATCTTCAGCGAACTCAAGGCCCGCGGGCTCGTCGCAGTTTCCACCGACGAGACCGCCCTGCAGAAAGCTCTGGCTGAGGAGTCGCTGACCTATTATGTCGGTTTCGATCCGACGGCGCCGAGCCTGCACATGGGCAACCTCGTGCAGCTGCTCACCGCCGCTCGCCTGCAGAAAGCCGGACATAATCCGCTCGCTCTCGTCGGCGGCGCCACCGGTCTCATCGGCGACCCGCGCATGTCGGGGGAGCGGACACTCAACCCGCGTGAGGTCGTCGAAGAATGGGTGGCGAAGATCCGCGCTCAGGTCGAGAAGTTCCTCGACTTCGACGGCCCCAACGCCGCGCAGATCGTCAACAACCTCGACTGGACCTCCCAGCTGTCGGCCATCGACTTCCTCCGCGACATCGGCAAGCACTTCCCGGTCAACCGGATGCTCGCGAAGGAATCCGTCTCCGCTCGCCTCAACAGCGAAGCCGGCATCTCCTTCACAGAGTTCTCGTACCAGATCCTGCAGGGCAACGATTACCTCGAGCTCAACCGCCGCTACGGCTGCTCCCTGCAGACCGGCGGCTCCGACCAGTGGGGCAACCTCACCTCAGGCGTCGACCTCATCCGCCGTGTCGAGCAGAAGTCCGTTCACGCCCTGGCCACCCCGCTGATCACGAAGGCCGACGGAACGAAGTTCGGCAAGACCGAATCCGGCACCGTGTGGCTCGACTCGTCACTGACCAGCCCGTACGCGTTCAGTCAGTTCTGGCTCAATGCCGACGACCGCGACGTGGTGAAGTACCTCAAGGTGTTCTCGCTGCGCCCGCTCGACGAGATCGACGCCATCGAAGCCGAGTTCACCGCGGCCCCGCACACCCGCGTGGCGCAGAAGGCCCTCGCCGAGGATGTCACCACCTTGGTCCACGGACGCCAGGCTTACGAGCAGGCCATCGCTGCGGCTTCCGCCCTCTTCGGTGGGGGAGAACTCGCCGGCCTCGACGCATCCACGCTCGGTGCCGCCACGTCTGAGCTGCCCCGCGGGGACGTGTCCGCGGCCCAGCTGGCCGCGGGTATGCCCGTCGCCGACGCCTTCGTCACCGCCGGCATCGTCAAGTCCAAGGGCGAGGCCCGCCGCGCCATCAAGGACGGGGGAGCCTATGTCAACAACGTCAAGGTCGCCGACCAGGAGCAGACTCTGACCTCAGCCGATGTGCTCTCCACGGAGGTTGGGGGAGTCGTCCTCCTGCGCCGGGGCAAGAAGACGCTCGGCGCCGTCGACATCGTCGGCTGATCAGCCTCATACCCTGACAATGCCGCGTCCTCACTGTGAGGGCGCGGCATTGTTGTCTCGAGACGACTGTGCACGTGCAACAACGGGAGGCCTTGTCATCGTCGAATACAAAAGGATGCGTTGTAGAGCGAGCTCCGGCAGCGGCATGGCGGCCAAGGGAATGCGATCAATCAGTGTGTGCTCCGGCGTGCGGTCAACCGGACCAGCGGTGTATGGCCATCACCATGGAAAAGCATGCGGCCATCGAGCAGACTGGCAGATGACGGACAACCGAACGAACACCGACTGACGAACGCACGAGGAGATCATGCGCACCCTGCTCAACATCATCTGGTTCATCTTCTCCGGGCTCTGGCTGGCACTCGGATACTGGGCCGCCGGCATCATCGCCTGCATCTTCATCGTCACCATCCCCTGGGGCATCGCATCCTTCCGGATCGGCAACTATGCACTGTGGCCCTTCGGGCGCGAGGTCATCGAGACCCGTCCGGCAGGGGTGGCGACAACCCTGGGCAACATCATCTGGCTCATTGTCGCCGGCATCTGGCTGGCCATCGGCCACGTCGTCACCTCGATCCCGCTGTTCATCTCGATCATCGGCATCCCGCTCGGCTGGGCGAACATCAAGCTCATACCCGTATCGCTCATGCCGCTCGGCAAACAGATCGTCGACAGCGACCGGCTGATGCCCGGCTACCGCGGAGCCTGAGTCAACGACTCAAGCGCTCTGCTCCTCGAGTTCCTCGAGCGAGATGCGGCCTCTGCGCACTGCCCAGAGCACGCGGCGCGTGCGAATGATTCGGGGCAAGGTGATGATCAGCAGGCCACCGAGCATGTTGAACGGGATTACGATTGCGAACCACTGCAGGAAATCGAGGATCGAAATGTCTGCGCCCGTCATCATGGCGGCGACGATGACGATCGCATTGATGGCTCCGTGCAGCATGCTGACCCCGATGACCAGCAGACCGGTGATCATGCAGACGACCGCTTTGACGACGTCGTTCTGTGTTCCCTGCTGCATCCGTGTCGACAATGTGATCGTCGCGCCGGCCAGAAGAGAGAGGGCGAGCATGACGAGGAGCGAAGACTGGTTGATATACCCGAGCGCCATATCCGCAATCGTCTTGTGGTAACCGGGGAGGGCAACGACGATGAGCCAGGCGAAGACCGCGCCACCGACCAGGTTCGTCACGAGAGTCACCGACCAAAGTCGAAAGACCTGGATCCAACTCGCTTGCCCGGCGATCACCGCGTTGATCGGCAACAGGAACTCCTCGGTGAAGAGCTCAGAATGCGCGAGCTTCAATGCCAACAGTCCGATGCCGAACGCCATCCCGGCGAGGATCGTCGACCCGGTCGCCTGCTTGACGAGGACCATGGCCAAGATGCCGAGCCCGACATCGATGCCGCCGAAGAGTCCGGTGACGATGAGTTCCGGCCACTTCCGGTTGAGCCGCTTTGCACCTTCTGAGACGGTATTGGCCGCCTCGTCGATGAGGGCGTCTTCGAGATCGAGGTCGTTGCGGCCAAGCCGTTCTCGCTGCTCTTTCTGAGTCATCCCGTCAGTGTAGGGGCATGGGCGGGCCGAAACGCTGGGAATCACCTGCACAGTGAGGGCAATCGGCTCCCGCCGACCAGAGCCCAACGGGATTCAGGAACGGTGCAGCCGTGCCCTCGGAAGTGGGCGGGAAACAGGGCTTCTGAAGACGGTGACGGGTGTCACAGCGGATTTTCCGCTTTCGAGTTGCACGGCTGGTCTGGGGTGGTCTAGAGTTATATCTCGTTGCCCCGCCGGAAACACCGTCACTGAGACAGGGTTTCTACCGGGTCTGACCAGGACAAACACGGTTTGATCCGGGGGTCAGAACATCGGGTGGGCAGCGGAAAATGAAACTGATACCCCCAGTGAACATGCTGTTTTTTGTGTGGTGTGGTGATGGGTGTGTGTTTGTGGTTTGAGAATCCAATAGCGTGTTTGTTTGAACAAGTTGTGATGCCAGAACATGTATTTTTCTGGTGAGACAATCACCTGATCGAACATGGTTCACCCTGGTGTGGGTGGTTCTTCGCTGAACCGTCCGCATGTGGTGGGGTGGTCTTCGTGTTTGGTTGGGAGTATTTTTTGGTCAACTGCGATCACCCCGTGGTCGTGTGTTGGCTGTCTTGCTGGGATTCATTCGTAACATAATTTTTTTATGGAGAGTTTGATCCTGGCTCAGGACGAACGCTGGCTGCGTGCTTAACACATGCAAGTCGAACGCTGAAGCCGGGTGCTTGCACCTGGTGGATGAGTGGCGAACGGGTGAGTAACACGTGAGTAACCTGCCCCTGATTTCGGGATAAGCCTGGGAAACTGGGTCTAATACCGGATATGACCATCTGACGCATGTTGGGTGGTGGAAAGTTTTTCGATTGGGGATGGGCTCGCGGCCTATCAGCTTGTTGGTGGGGTAATGGCCTACCAAGGCGACGACGGGTAGCCGGCCTGAGAGGGCGACCGGCCACACTGGGACTGAGACACGGCCCAGACTCCTACGGGAGGCAGCAGTGGGGAATATTGCACAATGGGGGAAACCCTGATGCAGCGACGCAGCGTGCGGGATGACGGCCTTCGGGTTGTAAACCGCTTTCAGCAGGGAAGAAGCGAAAGTGACGGTACCTGCAGAAGAAGTACCGGCTAACTACGTGCCAGCAGCCGCGGTAATACGTAGGGTACGAGCGTTGTCCGGAATTATTGGGCGTAAAGAGCTCGTAGGTGGTTGGTCACGTCTGCTGTGGAAACGCAACGCTTAACGTTGCGCGTGCAGTGGGTACGGGCTGACTAGAGTGCAGTAGGGGAGTCTGGAATTCCTGGTGTAGCGGTGAAATGCGCAGATATCAGGAGGAACACCGGTGGCGAAGGCGGGACTCTGGGCTGTAACTGACACTGAGGAGCGAAAGCATGGGGAGCGAACAGGATTAGATACCCTGGTAGTCCATGCCGTAAACGTTGGGCACTAGGTGTGGGGGGCATTCCACGTTCTCCGCGCCGTAGCTAACGCATTAAGTGCCCCGCCTGGGGAGTACGGTCGCAAGGCTAAAACTCAAAGGAATTGACGGGGGCCCGCACAAGCGGCGGAGCATGCGGATTAATTCGATGCAACGCGAAGAACCTTACCAAGGCTTGACATACACTGGACCGTTCTGGAAACAGTTCT
Above is a window of Brevibacterium siliguriense DNA encoding:
- the tyrS gene encoding tyrosine--tRNA ligase, with translation MTDIFSELKARGLVAVSTDETALQKALAEESLTYYVGFDPTAPSLHMGNLVQLLTAARLQKAGHNPLALVGGATGLIGDPRMSGERTLNPREVVEEWVAKIRAQVEKFLDFDGPNAAQIVNNLDWTSQLSAIDFLRDIGKHFPVNRMLAKESVSARLNSEAGISFTEFSYQILQGNDYLELNRRYGCSLQTGGSDQWGNLTSGVDLIRRVEQKSVHALATPLITKADGTKFGKTESGTVWLDSSLTSPYAFSQFWLNADDRDVVKYLKVFSLRPLDEIDAIEAEFTAAPHTRVAQKALAEDVTTLVHGRQAYEQAIAAASALFGGGELAGLDASTLGAATSELPRGDVSAAQLAAGMPVADAFVTAGIVKSKGEARRAIKDGGAYVNNVKVADQEQTLTSADVLSTEVGGVVLLRRGKKTLGAVDIVG
- a CDS encoding type II toxin-antitoxin system RelE family toxin; the encoded protein is MPSAAKALRKLDRPIARRLVASIKKLSDEPRPPGCVQLRGGSGELRIRVGDYRVIYEIFGSELVELVLHLGHRREVYR
- a CDS encoding type II toxin-antitoxin system prevent-host-death family antitoxin: MSSVTMSEFRSQQSSLIATAQREPVEITSRGAVRRAVVVSPDFYDRALRALEDQADVQAAAAARQESERVSQEELEQELGL
- a CDS encoding formate/nitrite transporter family protein; its protein translation is MTQKEQRERLGRNDLDLEDALIDEAANTVSEGAKRLNRKWPELIVTGLFGGIDVGLGILAMVLVKQATGSTILAGMAFGIGLLALKLAHSELFTEEFLLPINAVIAGQASWIQVFRLWSVTLVTNLVGGAVFAWLIVVALPGYHKTIADMALGYINQSSLLVMLALSLLAGATITLSTRMQQGTQNDVVKAVVCMITGLLVIGVSMLHGAINAIVIVAAMMTGADISILDFLQWFAIVIPFNMLGGLLIITLPRIIRTRRVLWAVRRGRISLEELEEQSA
- a CDS encoding YccF domain-containing protein codes for the protein MRTLLNIIWFIFSGLWLALGYWAAGIIACIFIVTIPWGIASFRIGNYALWPFGREVIETRPAGVATTLGNIIWLIVAGIWLAIGHVVTSIPLFISIIGIPLGWANIKLIPVSLMPLGKQIVDSDRLMPGYRGA